A stretch of the Massilia sp. W12 genome encodes the following:
- the speD gene encoding adenosylmethionine decarboxylase: MSSAHHASGQHLLADLHGVAPSVLQDGAALEALMREAAQRAGAHILFSHLHSFGPQAGVTGVLLLAESHISIHTWPESGFAALDIFMCGAAQPGLALDFLCQALQAQQVQTRTVARGDGSAV, encoded by the coding sequence GTGAGCAGCGCGCATCACGCCAGCGGCCAACATTTGCTGGCGGATCTGCACGGCGTAGCCCCGTCTGTATTGCAAGACGGTGCGGCGCTGGAAGCCTTGATGCGTGAAGCGGCGCAACGCGCCGGCGCGCATATCCTGTTTTCCCATTTACACAGCTTCGGCCCGCAAGCCGGCGTCACCGGCGTGCTGCTGCTGGCCGAATCGCATATTTCGATTCATACCTGGCCCGAATCCGGCTTTGCCGCACTGGATATTTTCATGTGCGGGGCAGCGCAACCCGGGCTGGCGCTGGATTTTCTGTGCCAGGCCTTGCAAGCGCAACAGGTGCAAACCCGCACCGTGGCGCGTGGCGATGGTTCTGCTGTTTGA